Proteins encoded together in one Thermodesulfobacteriota bacterium window:
- a CDS encoding xanthine dehydrogenase family protein molybdopterin-binding subunit, giving the protein MKPGRTIGKSLPRRDARLKATGEARYTADVSLPYMLHAAVLRSPHPHARILKLDATPALALPGVKAVVTAADASGVKWGVFRYTRDQEFLARDVVRYIGEEIAAVAAETEELAREAVARIEVEYEVLPAVFDPLSAMAPGAPRVHEHAERNVNIHVPIHVGDVEAALAACDYVHTERTESEEESYFMTEPYAVVAHCDRQGTVEVWMPNASPHTKAKGLANALELPVSKVHVRHVAVGGAFGGRSDMFPGEYIAALLSRKTRRPVKLVYTREENSIAIRQGHSMVVESTFGFGKDGTLQAADVTAYMDGGAYSSTGPIATSVPFLCFEQTYRVPNVRYNGYRVYTNKPIRGMIRTHGRAWACNVDMQLDLAARALGLDPIEIRRKNALHGGEYTPTRSYIPVMASGETIDAVAEASRFRDKWGKLPPWHGIGVGCVSVMSGFPMGIRGGSAAMIKFDEDGGATLISGVVDNGQGNEGVVLQIAAEALGIPVDQIQLTASDTEVTPIDQGAYSQATTLVSGNAVRLACEDARRQLLEIAAEAMEASAADLDIEDGKIFVVGSPSRAMPVAKAIRTGLLQGKAVLGQGSFGPNVDQTREWITNPQGQLAAAFSYGSAVVEVAVDPETGLVDVLDVWVAHDCGRAINPAEVEGQMEAGVAMGGHGGILLEACRWHRGANLNTGFLDYKVPLAPDMPPIHNTIIESEDPVGPFGAKEGGLSISMCTAQAYTNAIADAIGTFVREFPYTPDRILAAIEERRTSTG; this is encoded by the coding sequence CGCCGCCGACGCCTCGGGGGTCAAGTGGGGGGTCTTTCGCTACACCCGGGACCAGGAGTTCCTGGCCCGGGACGTGGTGCGCTACATCGGCGAGGAGATCGCGGCGGTGGCGGCCGAGACCGAGGAGCTGGCCCGGGAGGCGGTGGCCCGGATCGAGGTCGAGTACGAGGTCCTGCCCGCGGTCTTCGATCCCCTCTCGGCCATGGCACCCGGCGCGCCCCGGGTGCACGAGCACGCGGAGCGCAACGTCAACATCCACGTGCCCATCCACGTGGGCGACGTGGAGGCGGCCCTGGCCGCCTGCGACTACGTGCACACCGAGCGCACCGAGAGCGAAGAGGAGAGCTACTTCATGACCGAGCCCTACGCGGTGGTCGCCCACTGCGACCGCCAGGGCACGGTCGAGGTGTGGATGCCCAACGCGAGCCCCCACACCAAGGCCAAGGGGCTCGCCAACGCGCTGGAGCTCCCGGTCTCCAAGGTGCACGTGCGCCACGTGGCCGTGGGGGGCGCCTTCGGGGGCCGCAGCGACATGTTCCCCGGGGAGTACATCGCGGCGCTCCTCTCCCGCAAGACCCGGCGGCCGGTGAAGCTCGTCTACACCCGGGAGGAGAACTCCATCGCCATCCGCCAGGGCCACTCCATGGTGGTGGAGAGCACCTTCGGGTTCGGCAAGGACGGCACCCTCCAGGCCGCCGACGTCACCGCCTACATGGACGGGGGCGCCTACTCCTCCACCGGCCCCATCGCCACCAGCGTGCCCTTCCTGTGCTTCGAGCAGACCTACCGGGTGCCCAACGTCCGCTACAACGGCTACCGGGTCTATACCAACAAGCCCATCCGGGGGATGATCCGCACCCACGGCCGGGCCTGGGCGTGCAACGTGGACATGCAGCTCGACCTGGCGGCCCGGGCCCTGGGCCTGGACCCCATCGAGATCCGCCGGAAGAACGCCCTCCACGGGGGGGAGTACACCCCCACCCGGAGCTACATCCCGGTGATGGCGAGCGGCGAGACCATCGACGCCGTGGCCGAGGCGAGCCGCTTCCGGGACAAGTGGGGCAAGCTCCCCCCCTGGCACGGCATCGGCGTGGGGTGCGTGAGTGTGATGAGCGGCTTCCCCATGGGCATCCGGGGAGGCTCCGCGGCCATGATCAAGTTCGACGAGGACGGGGGGGCGACCCTGATTTCGGGAGTGGTGGACAACGGCCAGGGCAACGAGGGGGTGGTGCTCCAGATCGCGGCCGAGGCCCTGGGCATCCCGGTGGACCAGATCCAGCTCACCGCCTCCGACACCGAGGTGACCCCCATCGACCAGGGGGCCTACTCCCAGGCCACCACCCTGGTGAGCGGCAACGCCGTGCGCCTGGCCTGCGAGGACGCCCGCCGCCAGCTCCTGGAGATCGCCGCCGAGGCCATGGAGGCGAGCGCCGCGGACCTTGACATCGAAGACGGGAAGATCTTCGTCGTGGGCTCCCCCTCCCGGGCCATGCCCGTGGCCAAGGCCATCCGCACCGGGCTCCTCCAGGGCAAGGCAGTGCTCGGCCAGGGGAGCTTCGGGCCCAACGTGGACCAGACCCGGGAATGGATCACCAACCCCCAGGGCCAGCTCGCCGCGGCGTTCAGCTACGGGAGCGCGGTGGTGGAGGTGGCGGTGGACCCGGAGACCGGGCTGGTGGACGTCCTGGACGTATGGGTGGCCCACGACTGCGGCCGGGCCATCAACCCCGCCGAAGTGGAGGGGCAGATGGAGGCCGGGGTGGCCATGGGCGGCCACGGGGGTATCCTGCTCGAGGCGTGCCGGTGGCACCGGGGGGCGAACCTGAACACCGGCTTCCTGGACTACAAGGTGCCCCTGGCCCCGGACATGCCGCCGATCCACAACACGATCATCGAGTCCGAAGACCCGGTGGGGCCCTTCGGCGCCAAGGAGGGCGGGCTCTCCATCTCCATGTGCACCGCCCAGGCTTACACCAACGCCATCGCCGACGCCATCGGGACCTTCGTCCGGGAGTTCCCCTACACCCCGGACCGCATCCTGGCAGCGATCGAGGAGAGACGAACGTCGACAGGATGA